The Camelus ferus isolate YT-003-E chromosome 32, BCGSAC_Cfer_1.0, whole genome shotgun sequence genome window below encodes:
- the MLEC gene encoding malectin has product MLGSQAVEGAAVALVRLLLPLLLLPALRGPGLGVVGLAGAGLPESVIWAVNAGGEAHVDVHGIHFRKDPLEGRVGRASDYGMKLPILRSNPEDQILYQTERYNEETFGYEVPIKEEGDYVLVLKFAEVYFAQSQQKVFDVRLNGHVVVKDLDIFDRVGHSTAHDEIIPMSIRKGKLSVQGEVSTFTGKLYIEFVKGYYDNPKVCALYIMAGTVDDVPKLQPHPGLEKKEEEEEEEEYDEGSNLKRQTNKNRVQSGPRTPNPYASDNSSLMFPILVAFGVFIPTLFCLCRL; this is encoded by the exons ATGCTGGGCTCCCAGGCGGTTGAGGGAGCCGCCGTGGCGCTTGTGCGACTGCTGCTGCCGCTACTACTGCTGCCGGCGCTCCGGGGACCGGGGCTCGGCGTGGTCGGCTTGGCGGGGGCCGGGCTGCCCGAGAGCGTGATTTGGGCCGTCAACGCGGGCGGGGAGGCGCATGTGGACGTGCACGGGATCCACTTCCGCAAGGACCCTTTGGAAGGCCGGGTTGGTCGAG CCTCTGACTATGGCATGAAACTGCCAATCCTGCGTTCCAACCCCGAGGACCAGATCCTGTATCAAACGGAGCGGTACAACGAGGAGACCTTTGGCTACGAGGTGCCCATCAAGGAAGAGGGGGACTATGTGCTGGTGTTGAAATTTGCCGAAGTCTACTTTGCACAGTCCCAGCAGAAG GTATTTGATGTGCGACTGAACGGCCACGTGGTGGTGAAGGACTTGGATATCTTTGATCGCGTGGGGCACAGCACAGCTCACGATGAAATCATCCCGATGAGCATCAGGAAGGGGAAGCTGAGCGTCCAGGGGGAGGTGTCCACCTTCACCGGGAAGCTCTACATCGAGTTCGTCAAG GGGTACTACGACAATCCCAAGGTCTGTGCTCTCTACATCATGGCCGGGACCGTGGACG ATGTACCAAAGCTGCAGCCCCATCCAggactggagaagaaggaggaggaggaggaggaggaggagtacgACGAAGGGTCTAATCTCAAAAGACAGACCAACAAGAACCGGGTGCAGTCGGGCCCACGCACGCCCAACCCCTATGCCTCGGACAACAGCAGCCTCATGTTTCCCATCCTGGTGGCCTTCGGAGTCTTCATTCCAACCCTCTTCTGCCTCTGCCGGTTGTGA
- the UNC119B gene encoding protein unc-119 homolog B gives MSGSNSKAASAGSAAGPGALVAGKEEKKKAGGGVLNRLKARRQAPHHAADDGIGAAVTEQELLALDTIRPEHVLRLGRVTESYLCKPEDNVYSIDFTRFKIRDLETGTVLFEIAKPCVSDQEEEEEEAGGDMDASAGRFVRYQFTPAFLRLRTVGATVEFTVGDKPVSNFRMIERHYFRERLLKTFDFDFGFCIPSSRNTCEHIYEFPQLSEDVIRLMIENPYETRSDSFYFVDNKLIMHNKADYAYNGGQ, from the exons ATGAGCGGGTCGAACTCCAAGGCTGCGTCCGCGGGCTCGGCGGCTGGGCCGGGGGCGCTGGTGGCTGgcaaggaggagaagaagaaggcgGGCGGCGGCGTCCTGAATCGGCTGAAGGCGCGGCGGCAGGCGCCCCACCACGCGGCGGACGATGGCATCGGGGCAGCGGTCACGGAGCAGGAGCTGCTGGCTCTGGACACCATCCGGCCCGAGCACGTCCTGCGCCTCGGCCGGGTCACCGAGA gTTATTTGTGTAAACCTGAAGACAACGTCTACAGTATTGATTTCACTCGCTTCAAAATTCGAGATTTGGAGACAGGGACAGTGCTTTTTGAGATTGCCAAGCCTTGTGTTTCAG accaggaggaggaggaggaagaagcaggaggagaCATGGATGCCAGCGCAGGCCGCTTTGTCCGCTACCAGTTCACACCAGCATTTCTCCGCCTCCGGACCGTGGGGGCCAC GGTGGAGTTCACGGTGGGAGACAAACCTGTGTCAAACTTCCGGATGATCGAACGGCACTATTTCCGGGAACGCCTGCTGAAAACCTTTGACTTTGATTTCGGCTTCTGCATCCCCAGCAGTAGGAACACTTGTGAACACATCTATGAGTTTCCCCAGCTTTCTGAGGATGTCA TTCGTCTGATGATTGAAAATCCCTATGAGACCCGTTCTGACAGCTTCTACTTCGTCGACAACAAGCTGATAATGCACAACAAGGCTGACTATGCCTATAACGGGGGCCAGTAG